One Fragaria vesca subsp. vesca unplaced genomic scaffold, FraVesHawaii_1.0 scf0513139, whole genome shotgun sequence DNA window includes the following coding sequences:
- the LOC101303666 gene encoding protein SCAR2-like — translation MTIASRDSLHLESFFRSLTSVDRFAAETFHDLHEEVMATATRGHGLMVRVQQLEADFPTIEEALLLQTNHSSFFSNSG, via the exons ATGACGATTGCTTCCAGAGACAGTTTGCACCTAGAAAGCTTCTTCCGTTCGTTAACTTCAG TTGATAGGTTTGCTGCTGAAACATTTCATGATTTGCATGAAGAAGTGATGGCAACAGCTACAAGAGGCCATGGTCTAATGGTTCGTGTCCAACAGCTTGAAGCAGATTTTCCTACAATTGAGGAGGCACTTTTATTACAgacaaatcattcatcattcttttcaaattcagGTTAG
- the LOC101303957 gene encoding putative F-box protein At1g19160-like yields the protein MAGGILMHRSNFLKRCIDLLKTLSNIWMVRNTLTELDEDVTGGETDGDPNTRVTTLTNLPEDVTSDILMRLPVESLCRVQCVSKTSLDISRSPDFATLHNLQAATDASPMRVTTWCSGTSVLQAWQSFKYNSIKQTLTKSVHVFQIGSKQYDFEVDFVFCNLVFLKTLIRHGSDGFGPCLLVNPLREEVLELPLSNIPVPTTNTDSGDDTDWYGMGYDNITSTYKIVHVRATNNCAVAQVFVVGTSSWRQIPLAPPFDESTSFSGKRSNNAIYVGGHMHWLVYRKIESLGYMISFNFNREEFCATLVPSSNYGTYGGLHLLEFRGSLALVDVHRPDVYYNIKIWVLKSYDDEKKWELHHNITMKCLLPIWTSFPAWSTFREFCAEWEHGICLASEDQCYFLDLRNLSMKIEQLPPYSTPGYLPSIFWTGKCRDSNIFSYTESLISLKNYGRLQKQGKVYSTRIQALTEFLYDVVSPADIHPDAGLGEVEKVVQYVWALLM from the exons ATGGCCGGAGGAATCCTCATGCATAGAAgcaattttttgaaaagatgTATCGATCTTCTGAAGACTTTGAGTAATATTTGGATGGTGAGAAACACATTGACGGAATTAGACGAAGATGTCACCGGCGGCGAGACTGATGGCGATCCAAACACAAGGGTAACAACATTGACAAACCTACCGGAAGATGTCACCAGCGATATCCTTATGAGACTGCCGGTAGAATCACTCTGTCGCGTCCAATGTGTGTCTAAGACCTCTTTGGACATATCTCGCAGCCCCGACTTTGCTACACTGCACAACCTGCAGGCTGCTACGGACGCATCGCCTATGCGTGTTACTACATGGTGTAGTGGTACGTCAGTGTTGCAAGCATGGCAGTCGTTCAAATACAACAGCATAAAGCAAACACTGACAAAATCGGTACATGTCTTTCAAATTGGCTCGAAACAATATGACTTCGAAGTAGACTTCGTTTTCTGCAACTTGGTTTTCCTTAAAACATTAATAAGACATGGTTCTGATGGTTTTGGTCCATGCTTGTTGGTCAATCCGCTGAGGGAAGAAGTTCTAGAGCTACCTCTTAGTAACATCCCAGTTCCAACCACCAATACTGATTCAGGGGATGATACTGATTGGTACGGGATGGGATATGATAATATTACTAGCACATACAAGATTGTTCATGTTCGGGCTACTAACAACTGTGCTGTGGCTCAAGTTTTTGTAGTAGGTACAAGCTCATGGCGACAGATACCTTTGGCTCCTCCTTTTGATGAAAGCACTTCTTTTTCAGGCAAGCGCAGCAACAATGCAATATATGTAGGTGGGCACATGCATTGGTTGGTTTACAGAAAAATAGAAAGCCTTGGTTACAtgatttctttcaattttaacaGAGAGGAATTTTGTGCGACTCTTGTTCCCTCCTCTAATTATGGGACTTATGGCGGCTTACATTTGCTTGAATTTAGAGGATCTTTGGCCCTTGTGGATGTTCATCGTCCGGATGTATATTATAATATCAAGATATGGGTGTTGAAAAGTTATGACGATGAGAAAAAATGGGAGCTACATCACAATATAACAATGAAATGCCTCCTTCCAATATGGACTAGTTTTCCAGCATGGTCTACTTTTAGAGAGTTTTGTGCTGAATGGGAGCATGGAATATGTTTGGCATCAGAAGATCAATGTTACTTTTTGGACCTAAGAAATCTTTCGATGAAAATAGAACAACTCCCCCCATATTCTACTCCTGGTTATTTGCCATCCATCTTTTGGACAGGAAAATGTAGGGACTCCAATATCTTCAGCTATACTGAAAGCCTAATTTCACTGAAAAATTATGGCAGGTTACAGAAGCAAGGCAAGGTGTATAGCACTAGGATTCAAGCACTCACTGAGTTTCTTTATGATGTCGTATCACCA GCTGATATCCATCCTGATGCTGGTCTTGGCGAGGTGGAGAAGGTGGTCCAATATGTGTGGGCTCTCCTGATGTGA
- the LOC101304245 gene encoding uncharacterized protein LOC101304245 → MSRRPPKVSKIAMACQAMKEFGIAEVQTKPAVKQLLQVYDNNWDFIEADNYKELLNFIVPDTNKPDEEQVQPKVQGPLMRESKRVKSKNKQAPYDTTEVIERPTKRYCTRQQKDQSVANTKYSESSLKRYVTFEEESKESEDSQPLVIKPRQRHINLQEDSESSLKRFVKFEKEPEESEDFAGEDVMKYLQVGLLNESNSVSVPDRSSPVKNALISSSSQNSGFDLPNGEVSQEMMDGKCIKSYRTGECLSMAIATNVMGNKPELITCNEQDQGSKSSGLGSFTELFVDENLINPIRTPSHIPLGCFEGLRSIVGIKVRDMENICEESAKILRNLIYNKASVSFTLASISDEDCCSECYGDCLTSSVPCLCVIANGGECAYTPGGVVKEKFLEECISKKHEPKEHPQFYCKKCPLEKLENGKSSVACKGHLLRRFIKECWCKCGCMRSCGNRIVQKGIAVKLQVFWTTEGKGWGLRTLEALPRGAFVCEYVGEVLTIGELHERNLPSVGKEHSYPVLLDADWDSQDMLKDEKALCLDTTVYGNVARFINHRCSDATLVEIPVEVETPDRHYYHVALFTTRDVGAMEELTWDYGIAFNDHDYHVNPFQCVCGSPFCRDRNDSKREKTYVRRRRKDGKDNQKDGVLGHLAKDLDEATPREEIQVEPDVVMQLEVVPSTGALREEVQVAAPHASRRLEIVPRALNKEIQDVPNQCMQLQVIPSTPRIEPREAMHCLEREPVRDSSSSSTALLAKEVADLQAQLEAEKAAREKDHINFEAHRAQFQAVMQQLSTLLPGFQILSTSVQWSGATVGW, encoded by the exons ATGTCGCGGCGCCCGCCAAAAGTTAGCAAAATTGCCATGGCCTGTCAGGCAATGAAAGAGTTTGGCATTGCTGAAGTCCAAACAAAGCCTGCCGTGAAGCAACTTCTGCAAGTGTATGATAATAACTGGGATTTCATCGAAGCCGACAATTACAAAGAACTCCTTAATTTTATCGTACCAGACACCAACAAGCCAGATGAAGAG CAAGTGCAGCCCAAGGTACAAGGCCCTTTGATGCGTGAATCAAAG AGAGTGAAATCTAAGAACAAACAAGCTCCATATGATACAACTGAAGTTATTGAGCGTCCAACCAAGAGATACTGCACCAGGCAACAGAAAGATCAATCAGTAGCTAATACCAAATACTCTGAATCAAGCTTGAAAAGATATGTGACGTTTGAAGAAGAATCAAAGGAATCTGAGGACTCACAACCATTAGTGATAAAACCTCGACAAAGACACATAAATCTGCAAGAAGACTCTGAATCGAGCTTGAAAAGATTTGTGAAGTTTGAAAAAGAACCTGAGGAATCTGAGGACTT TGCTGGTGAAGATGTGATGAAGTACCTGCAAGTGGGGTTATTGAATGAGAGCAACAGTGTGAGTGTCCCAGATCGGTCTTCCCCAGTGAAAAATGCTTTGATTTCTAGCTCTTCTCAGAACTCTGGTTTTGATCTTCCTAACGGTGAAGTATCCCAAGAAATGATGGATGGGAAATGCATAAAATCATATAGGACTGGAGAATGCCTCTCCATGGCAATAGCAACTAATGTCATGGGGAATAAGCCAGAATTAATAACTTGTAATGAACAAGATCAAGGCAGTAAGAGCAGTGGTCTGGGTTCTTTTACTGAGCTATTTGTTGATGAAAATCTCATCAACCCTATTCGTACACCCAGTCATATACCATTGGGTTGTTTTGAAGGCCTTCGCAGCATAGTTGGTATTAAAGTTAGGGATATGGAGAATATCTGTGAGGAAAGTGCAAAGATTTTAAGG aatttaatttataataaggCCTCTGTGAGTTTTACACTTGCTAGTATATCTGATGAGGATTGTTGTTCAGAATGTTATGGGGATTGTCTTACATCATCAGTCCCTTGTCTTTGTGTGATTGCAAATGGCGGTGAATGTGCTTACACGCCAGGAGGAGTGGTCAAGGAGAAGTTTCTGGAAGAATGTATATCTAAGAAGCATGAGCCAAAAGAGCACCCCCAGTTCTACTGTAAAAAGTGCCCACTTGAGAAGTTAGAGAATGGGAAGAGTTCAGTAGCATGCAAGGGACATTTGTTACGGAGGTTTATAAAGGAATGCTGGTGCAAGTGCGGTTGTATGAGGAGCTGTGGAAACCGGATTGTACAAAAAGGCATTGCTGTGAAGTTGCAG GTATTTTGGACAACCGAAGGGAAAGGGTGGGGTCTAAGAACACTGGAGGCTTTGCCAAGAGGGGCTTTTGTTTGTGAATATGTTGGAGAGGTTCTAACCATTGGCGAACTACATGAGCGAAATTTGCCAAGTGTTGGTAAGGAGCATTCCTACCCAGTGCTACTAGATGCAGACTGGGATTCACAGGATATGTTGAAAGATGAAAAAGCTCTTTGCTTGGACACTACAGTCTACGGAAATGTTGCAAGATTCATTAACCACAG ATGTTCTGATGCTACATTGGTTGAGATCCCAGTTGAAGTAGAGACCCCAGATCGTCACTACTATCAC GTTGCCCTTTTCACAACAAGGGATGTTGGTGCTATGGAGGAGCTCACTTGG GACTATGGCATTGCCTTTAATGACCATGATTACCATGTGAATCCCTTCCAATGTGTCTGTGGAAGTCCATTCTGTCGTGACCGCAATGATTCAAAACGTGAAAAGACATATGTCCGACGAAGGCGCAAG GATGGGAAGGATAACCAAAAGGATGGTGTGCTTGGTCACCTAGCAAAGGATCTTGATGAGGCTACACCAAGAGAGGAAATACAAGTAGAACCTGATGTAGTAATGCAGCTGGAGGTTGTCCCATCTACGGGTGCACTGAGAGAGGAGGTACAAGTAGCAGCACCACATGCATCCAGGCGGCTTGAGATTGTCCCGCGTGCGCTGAACAAGGAGATACAAGACGTTCCCAATCAATGCATGCAGCTTCAGGTTATCCCTTCTACTCCTCGAATTGAACCCAGGGAGGCAATGCACTGTTTGGAACGGGAGCCAGTTAGAGATAGCAGCTCCTCTTCCACGGCGCTTCTGGCCAAGGAGGTAGCAGACTTGCAGGCTCAGCTTGAGGCTGAGAAGGCAGCTCGAGAGAAAGACCACATTAACTTTGAGGCTCATCGTGCTCAATTCCAGGCAGTAATGCAGCAATTGTCCACTCTTCTCCCTGGGTTTCAG ATTTTGTCCACTTCTGTGCAGTGGAGCGGGGCAACAGTGGGATGGTAA
- the LOC101304534 gene encoding uncharacterized protein LOC101304534, with amino-acid sequence MASFEDEAEPLPVTYYYFEDENSEPVSFHVLPIEWGKDKAHERQRKREIYLRGTADNGLEKVHMPVFAWKVDLFSVRPVISVLSQNNKWIVLQRPRKSFERIIKSILVTLHSLSYVIRNPQSSAKSMWEYLADVFRSYEAKPSQSDLVEHMPLINEAVQKEDALAKSKFIVNFSLQEPTKRNLSDEDIQLRRKPRSSTDDLFENVCAFCDNGGDLLCCEGRCLRSFHATVKDGEDYTCESLGFTRDQEDAYRKIDFYCKNCQHKQHQCYACGKLGSSDKYFGAEVFLCTFPRCGQFYHPHCVAKYETGVSDEELEKRIMLGESFTCPIHKCCSCKQLEAADIKDPGLQFAVCRRCPTSYHRKCLPRDIHFAKDKDDEDTEIRAWEGLLSNQVLIYCTKHKMVKTLRTPRRDHVKFPDVNDKEIAAEKKTYYQEKKRRLTSESHVVSENSVSRKDHVKFPNVNDKETAAEKKRSCQQKKRRLTSESHVVDENSVSRRKSFPQKGCIKKKMLLYR; translated from the exons ATGGCGTCTTTCGAGGATGAGGCAGAGCCTCTGCCGGTTACGTATTACTATTTCGAAGACGAGAACAGTGAACCTGTCTCGTTTCATGTTTTGCCGATTGAGTGGGGTAAGGATAAGGCTCATGAGAGacagaggaaaagagagatcTATCTGCGCGGCACTGCCGATAATGGCCTTGAGAAGGTACATATGCCGGTTTTCGCTTGGAAAGTTGACCTGTTTAGTGTGAGGCCGGTGATATCGGTGCTCTCCCAGAACAACAAGTGGATTGTGCTTCAGAGGCCCAGGAAGAGCTTCGAGAGGATTATAAAGTCAATTTTGGTTACGCTCCACTCGCTTAGTTATGTGATCAGGAATCCCCAATCGTCTGCCAAATCAATGTGGGAGTACTTAGCTGATGTTTTCAG GTCGTATGAGGCCAAGCCTTCCCAGAGTGATCTCGTGGAGCACATGCCTTTAATTAATGAAGCTGTTCAGAAGGAGGATGCTTTGGCCAAGTCCAAG TTTATAGTCAACTTCTCTCTTCAAGAGCCCACAAAGAGGAACCTATCTGATGAG GATATCCAATTAAGAAGAAAGCCACGATCGTCCACTGATGACCTATTTGAAAATGTTTGTGCTTTTTGTGATAACGGTGGTGACCTGTTGTG TTGTGAAGGGCGATGCCTAAGGTCTTTTCATGCAACTGTAAAGGATGGTGAGGACTATACTTGTGAATCTCTTGGATTTACTCGGGATCAAGAAGAT GCATATCGAAAAATTGATTTCTACTGCAAAAATTGTCAACATAAACAGCATCAGTGCTATGCTTGTGGGAAGTTAGGCTCCTCTGACAAATATTTTGGTGCTGAG GTCTTCCTCTGCACTTTTCCAAGGTGCGGTCAGTTTTATCATCCTCATTGTGTTGCAAAATATGAGACTGGAGTTTCTGATGAAGAACTTGAGAAAAGAATTATGCTGGGGGAATCTTTTACATGTCCAATTCACAAGTGCTGCTCTTGTAAGCAATTAGAGGCTGCTGATATTAAGGACCCTGGATTGCAGTTTGCTGTGTGTAGGCGTTGTCCTACATCCTACCACCGTAAATGCTTGCCACG GGACATTCATTTTGCAAAAGACAAGGATGATGAAGACACAGAGATAAGAGCTTGGGAAGGTCTATTATCTAACCAGGTGCTAATATATTGCAC AAAACATAAAATGGTTAAAACCCTTAGAACTCCAAGAAGGGACCATGTTAAATTCCCTGATGTCAATGACAAGGAAATTGCTGCTGAGAAAAAGACTTATtatcaagagaagaagagaagattaACATCAGAGTCCCATGTAGTCAGTGAGAATTCTGTGTCAAGGAAGGACCATGTTAAATTCCCCAATGTCAATGACAAGGAAACTGCTGCTGAGAAAAAGAGGTCTTGTCaacagaagaagagaagattaACATCAGAGTCCCATGTAGTCGATGAGAATTCTGTGTCAAGGAGAAAAAGCTTTCCTCAGAAGGGTTgcataaagaagaaaatgctCCTATACCGATGA
- the LOC101304830 gene encoding pentatricopeptide repeat-containing protein At2g18940-like, with protein MEDTTSLPSSSADDLKKHVMRIFKEATKDCEEDTVLKRMFVSIRDYDNLNKHAIQIFFVLTESGLADETKELFKPRPESGILTDVAVFTIVIWAYTYANKTGAALKVYYQMIAAGVAPTSCTYTILIISLATHSSSDVNFVRYAKKYFLEM; from the coding sequence ATGGAGGACACTACTAGTCTCCCCAGTTCTTCAGCAGATGACCTCAAGAAACATGTAATGAGGATTTTCAAGGAGGCCACCAAAGACTGTGAGGAGGACACGGTCttgaaaagaatgtttgtCTCAATTAGGGACTACGACAACCTGAACAAACATGCCATTCaaatcttctttgttttgaccGAATCCGGCCTTGCTGATGAAACCAAAGAGCTCTTTAAGCCTCGCCCTGAGTCGGGCATTCTGACTGATGTGGCTGTCTTCACTATTGTCATTTGGGCCTACACCTATGCCAACAAGACCGGGGCTGCTCTCAAGGTCTACTACCAGATGATAGCCGCCGGAGTCGCCCCCACTTCCTGCACTTACACTATACTCATCATCTCACTTGCAACACACTCGTCTTCTGATGTCAATTTTGTTAGATATGCCAAGAAGTACTTTTTGGAAATGTAG